The genomic region CGGTCGACCTGGTCACCCGGGTCTTCTGCGACCCCGGCGACGTGGTGATCTGCGAGGCCCCGTCGTACGTCGGCGCGCTGGGGGTCTTCAAGGCCTACCAGTGCGAGGTCGTGCACGCCGAGATGGACGCCGACGGGCTGGTCCCCGAGGCGCTGCGCCAGGCCATCCGGGCGGTGAAGGCCGCCGGCAAGACGATCAAGTTCCTCTACACGATCCCGAACTTCCACAACCCCGCCGGCGTCTCGATGTCCACGCCGCGGCGCGCCGAGGTCCTCGACATCTGCCGGTCCGAGGGCATCCTGATCCTCGAGGACAACCCCTACGGGCTGCTGGGCTTCGACGCCGAGCCGATGCGCGCGCTGCGGGCGGACTCCGCCGACAACGTCATCTACCTGGGCTCGTTCTCGAAGACGTTCGCCCCCGGGTTCCGGGTCGGCTGGGCGCTGGCCCCCGCCCCGGTGCGCGAGAAGCTGGTGCTGGCCCAGGAGTCGGCGACCCTGTGCCCGCCGCAGTTCTCCCAGATGGCGATCTCGGCGTACCTGGCCAACCACGACTGGCAGGGCCAGATCAAGCAGTTCCGGGAGATGTACCGCGAGCGCCGCGACGCCATGGTGGACGCCCTCTCCGACCTGATGCCGGCCGCCTGCCGCTGGAACGTCCCGGACGGGGGCTTCTACGTCTGGCTGACGCTGCCCCCGGGCGTCAACGCCAAGAGCATGCTCCCCCGGGCCGTCACGGCCCGCGTGGCGTTCGTGCCCGGCACGGCGTTCTTCGCCGACGGCTACGGCACCGGTGCGATGCGGCTCTCGTTCTGCTACCCGACGCCCGAGCGGATCCGGGAGGGCGTACGCCGCCTCGCGGGCGTCGTCGAGGCCGAGATGGAGCTGCGGGAGACCTTCGGCGCCACCGGCCCCGACCCCGAGCTGGGGTCCCGCGGCTACGACGGGCCACGCTCCGACCTGAGCTGAGGGGCGGCCCGGTAGGTTCCTCCCGTGCGTGACCTCACCTACCCCCCGATCATCACCGCCGCCAAGACGGGTTTCCGGATCCTCGGCCAACGCTTCACGATGACAGGGACCGAGCGGGTGCCCCGCTCCGGCGGCGTGCTGCTGGCCTTCAACCACGTCAGCTACCTGGACTTCATCTACGGCGGCCTCGCCGCGCACCCCTCCCGGCGGCTGGTGCGGTTCATGGCCAAGCGCGAGGTCTTCGACCACCCGGTCGGCGGCCCGGTGATGCGCTCGATGCACCACATCGCGGTGGACCGGGGCGAGGGGATCGGGTCCTTCCACGCGGCGGTCGACAACCTGCGGGCCGGTGAGGCGGTCGGGATCTTCCCCGAGGCGACGATCTCGCGCGCGCTCGAGCTCAAGGACTTCAAGACCGGCGCCGTCCGAATCGCGGCCGAGGCCGGCGTACCGGTGCTGCCGGTGATCCTGTGGGGCACCCAGCGGATCTTCACCAAGGACCACCCCCGGGACTTCTCCCGCGGCAAGACCATCGCGATCAGCGTCGGCGAGCCGCTCCACCCCGAGGGCACCGACCCGGTCGCCGAGACCGCGGTGCTGCACGCGGCGATGAGCGATCTGCTGGACCACACCATCGCTGCCTATCCGTCCGCCGAGCAGCCTCCGGGCTCCTGGTGGCTGCCGGCCCGGCACGGCGGCAGCGCGCCGACGCTGGAGGAGGCCCAGCGCCTCGACGACGCGGAGCGCCGGGACCGGGCCGAGCGCCGCGCAGCGCGTCGCTCGTCCTGAGCAGCAGCCCGGTCTGTCGACCTATCGTCGAAGCGCTTCATCTATAAGTCGACAAAGCGCTATAGCGACTCAGATTGGCCGGTCCTGGCGGTTGCGCGGGTCCATGATGTCGACAATGCGGCGCAGATCCTCCAGCGAGGCGAACTCCACAGTCACCTTGCCCTTGCTCCGGCCCAGATCCACCTTGACCCGGGTCTCCAGGCGGTCCGAGAGCCGGTCCGCGATGTCGGAGAGCCCCGGTGCGGACGGCTTCGCCCGCCGAGCGCGACCCGTCGGCTTGCCGTGGTCCCCCACGGCGACGATCTCCTCGAGGCCACGCACGCTGATGCCCTCGGAGACGACCCGCTGGGCGAGCCGGTCCTGAAGTCCGGCGTCCTCGACCGAGACCAGCGCCCGCGCATGTCCGGCGGAGAGCACCCCGGCCGCCACCCGGCGCTGCACGGCCGGCTCCAGGCGGAGCAATCGCAGGGTGTTGCTGATCTGGGGACGCGAGCGACCGATCCGGGTGGCGAGCTCCTCGTGGGTGCAGCCGAAGTCGTCGAGCAGCTGGGCGTAGGCCGAGGCCTCCTCCAGCGGGTTCAGCTCCGCGCGATGCAGGTTCTCCAGCAGCGCGTCGCGCAGCATGTCGGTGTCGTCGGTCTCGCGGACGATGGCGGGGATCGTGTCCTTGCCGGCCTCCTGGCTGGCCCGCCAGCGCCGCTCCCCCATCACCAGCTCGTAGGCGTCCTCGCCCACCCGGCGCACCACGACCGGCTGGAGCAGCCCGATCTCCCGGATCGAGTGCACCAGCTCCGCCATCGCGTCCTCATCGAAGACCGTGCGCGGCTGGACCCGGTTGGGCGTGATCGAACCGATCGGGAGCTCGGCGAAGTAGGCCCCGGCGACCGGAGCGAGACCCGGACCGTCCTGAATCCCGTTCCCGCCGCTGTCAGAGCCATTCTGAGCGCCGGACCCCGGACTCGGCGGCCGCGTCCCGTCGTCTCCGGCGCCTGAAACGGCGCCAGGACCGGCGGTTGGGGCGGGCCCGGTCGGAATCAACGACCCCAGTCCGCGACCGAGGCCGCGGCGCGGGGCGGGACGGCTGGCGTTCATCGGGCGCCTCCCTTGGCGGCGATCTCCCGCGCGGCCTCGAAGTAGCTCAGCGCCCCGGGGGAGCCCGGGTCGTAGGTCATCACGGTCTGCGCGTACGACGGCGCCTCCGAGACCCGCACCGACCGGGGGATCACGGTGCGCAGCACCTGGTCGCCGAAGTGCTCGCGCACCTCCTCGGCCACCCCGGCTGCAAGCCGGGTGCGCGCGTCGTACATCGTGATCAGGATCGTGGAGACGGCGAGGTTCTGGTTCAGGTGGGCCCGGACCATGTCCACGGTCTCGAGCAGCTGGCCGAGGCCCTCGAGCGCGTAGTACTCGGCCTGGATCGGGATCAGCATCTCGTCGCCGGCGACCAGCGCGTTCAGCGTGAGCAGGCCCAGCGACGGGGGACAGTCCACGAAGACGTAGTCGTAGCGGTCCTCGCCGGCCGTCGCCGCGTCGCCGACCAGCGGATGGCCGTGGATTGCCTTGCGCAGCCGGCTCTCACGGGCCACCACGCTGACCAGCTCGATCTCCGCGCCCGCGAGATCGATGGTCGCCGGCACCACGTCCAGGTTCGGCACGTCCGGGCACACCGCGACGACGTTGGCGAGGTCCTCGCCGTCGACGAGCGCGTCGTACGTCGATGGAGCGCCGCGCCGGTGGTCGATGTTCAGCGCGGTGGAGGCATTGCCCTGCGGGTCCAGGTCGATGACCAGGACCCGCTGACCCAGCTGCGACATGGCCGCAGCGACGTTCACGGTCGAGGTGGTCTTGCCGACGCCGCCCTTCTGGTTGGCGACGACGAAGATCCGGGTCGCCGGCGGCCGCGGCATCGCCATCCGCGCCACGCCCTGGCGCGCCAGCACGCTGTGCTCCGCGGCCTTGGCCAGGGGAGTGGTGTTCGCGTCGAGCTCGGTGGCATACGGCGCCATGTCGCCAGCGGTTCGCACGCGGTACGGCGTCCGTGTTTCACGTGAAACATCTGCCTGCGTGGTTCCGGCGGAGTCCACGCCCGAGCTGTCGGTTTCACGTGAAACACCGGAGGCGGTTGAGGAGGAGTTCTGTGGATAACTAGCGCCAACCTGTGGAGAGTCAGGCTCAGCGGACGGGTAAAGACCGGTGGATAACTTTTGGTTCGCCGCGGAACCCTCGCTGCGCGGGGCCTCGTCTCCCGGTCGGTACTCGTCGCTCACGCGCCCTGCTTTCGTTGCCTTCGGGATGTGGTGCGCCCGGCCCGCCGAGTCCCCGCGACGGCGCCTCGTGGCGCAAGGGGCCAAGATACCCGGGACGGATCGGCCCAAGCCACTCGGAGGGCAGTCGTCGGTGGATCGACCACCCCAGCGCCGAGGGTCAGCACCTCCGGGTCGGCACATCCCCACCGTCGCAGGTCCGGCGCCGCGGCCGCCACCTCGTCGGCGACCGACGACCCCTTCATCGCGACCAGCGCCCCGGTGGGCGCGACCAGGGGCATCGACCACTCCAGCAGGCGGGGGAGCGGGGCGACGGCCCGGGAGGTCACCACGTCGAAGGTACGGCGGCCGTGGACCGCGTCCGCGCGTCCCCGAACCACCTCGACCCCGTCCAGGCCCAGCTCGGCGACGACCACCTCGAGGTACGTCGTCCGCCGCAGCAGCGGCTCCACCAGCGTGACCGCCAGGTCCGGTCGCGCGATCGCGAGGACCACGCCCGGCAGGCCGGCGCCGGCCCCGACGTCGCAGACGCTCGCTCCCTGAGGCACGGCCTCGGCGAGGACCCCGCAATTGAGCAGGTGCCGCTCCCACAGCCGGGGCACCTCACGCGGGCCGATCAGCCCCCGCACCACCCCGTCGGTGGCCAGGGAGTCGGCGTAGGCCTGGGCGAGCGCCAGACGCTCCGACGCAAACACCCCCCGCGCCGCAGTCGGCGCGGGGGGTGCCGGCGTACCACCGGCACCGCCGGTTTCACGTGAAACGTGGTCGGCCATCAGTCGGGAAGGATCACCACGTAGCGCCGCGGCTCGACGCCCTCGGACTCCGAGGAGAGCCCGGCCGCGGCAACGGCGTCGTGCACGACCTTGCGCTCGAAGGGGGACATCGGCGTGAGGGAGACCGCCGACTTGCCCTCCCGAGCCTCGGCGATCTTGGCGGCGGCCAGCTCCTCGAGCTCGGCCTTGCGGTCCGCGCGGAAGCCGGAGATGTCCAGCATCAGCCGGGACCGCTCGCCGGTCTCGCGGTAGACCGCGAGCCGGGTGAGCTCCTGAAGCGCGTCGAGCACCTCGCCGTCGCGACCGACGAGCTGGGAGAGGTCGGCACCGACAATCGAGACGGCCGCGCGGTCGCCCTCCACGTCCATGTCGAGGTCCCCGTCGAGGTCCGCGATGTCGAGGAGCTCCTCGAGGTAGTCCGCGGCAATGTCGCCCTCGCGCTCGAGGCGGGCCAGACGGCCCGTCTCCGCACCCGCCACATCGTCCTGGTCCGAGACCACTGTCGCTTCGGTGCTGTCCTCAGTCACTTCTTGCCTCCCTTGGGGCGCTTGTTCGGGGAGCCGCCAGAGACCTCGGGCTTGGCGCCCGCCGCCTTCCTGCGCTGCTCGCGGGTCTGTCGCTGCGGCTGCTGGCGCTTGGCCGGCCGGTGCTCGACCTCCGGCTCCGGCTCGGGGGTGACCTGGACCGAGCCGCCCTTGCGCAGCGTCTTGGCCTTCTCCCGCTCCTCCTTGGCCGCGAAGGCCGGGGTGCCGGGAGCCGGGTTGTTCCGGATCACGTAGAACTGCTGGCCCATCGTCCACAGGTTCGAGGTGGTCCAGTAGAGGAGCACGCCGATCGGGAACGCGACGCCACCGAGGCCGAAGGCGACCGGGAGGACGTAGAGCAGCAGCTTCTGCTGCTGGGCGTAGGGGCCGCTCAGCGCGTCGGCCGGCATGTTCTTGGCCATCAGCTGGCGCTGGGTGGTGAAGGTCGTGGCGGTCATCGCGAGCACGAGGACGAGCGCCAGCACCATCACGGTGAGGTCCGGGCTGTCGCCCCAGACCCGGGCCTGCCAGAAGCTCTCCGAGAGCGGGACCCGGCCGAGGATCTCGGACTGCCCGAAGGACTTGGCGAGGTCGTCGGTCAGGAAGCCGTGCGGGGTGTTCTTCTTCGCGGCCTGGTCCAGGAGCCGGAACAGCGCGAAGAAGATCGGCATCTGCACCAGGATCGGCAGGCACGAGGCGAACGGGTTCGTCCCCGTGTCCTTGTACAGCTTCATCGTCTCCTGGGCGAGACGCTCCCGATCGTGGCCGTACTTCTTCTGCAGCTCCTTGACCTTGGGCTGGATCAGCTGCATGTTGCGGCTGGACTTGATCTGCTTGACGAACAGCGGGATCAGCGCAGCGCGGATGATCAGGGTGAGGCCGACGATCGAGAGGGCCCACGAGGTGCCGCCGTCCGGGTCCAGGCCGATCTTCTCGAAGACCCAGTGCCAGCCCACGAGCACGGCCGAGATGATGTAGTACAGCGGGGTCATGATGAGCGACCCGATGTCGCTGAAGAATCCCACGGATTCAGGCTCCTTGCTGGGGTGAGGGAGACGAGACGCCGCCGCGGGCCGGAACCGGATCGTAGCCACCGGCCGCCCACGGGTGGCAGCGCATCAGGCGACGTCCCGCCAGCCAGGTGCCGCGCAGGCTGCCGTGCTCCTCGACGGCCTGGAGGGCGTAGGCCGAGCAGGAGGGGTGGTAACGACAGACCTGCCCGTACAGCGGGCTGATCAGCGCGCGGTAGGCGCGCAGGATCCCGATCAGCACCAGCTTCACGAGAGCACCTTGCGCAGACAACGGTCGAGATCGTCGGCGAGTTCCGCCGACGAGGCCTCGGCGGCCGCGGGCAGCGCCCGGACTACGAGCACAGCAGAGCCCGGGAGCGACGCGAGGTGCTCCCGGGCCTGGTGCCGGAGTCGACGTTTCACGCGGTTGCGGACGACGGAGTTGCCCACGGCCTTGCTGACCACCAGTCCGACCCGTGGCGGGTCGGTGCCGGCGCCCGTGCCCAGGTGGAGGACCAGCGTGCGTGACCCGGACCGCCGACCGGCCCGCACCGTGCTCCGGAACGAGTCCGAGTCGGTGAGGCGGTGCGTCCGGGTCAGCACGAGCGGGTCCGCTGGGCTGGCCGGGGCGTCGCTCAGACCGCCAGTTCCTTGCGGCCCTTGCGGCGCCGCGAGGACAGGATCGCGCGGCCGGCGCGGGTGCGCATGCGCAGGCGGAACCCGTGCACCTTGTGGCGACGACGGTTGTTCGGCTGGTACGTACGCTTGCTCACGAGCTTCTCTTTCGATGGTTGTTCGCAGGTCTCCCCGCCGGGCAGATCGGCAGTGCCAGCGTCAGTGCGCTGACGCCCTTCGGCTGGCACCGCCCACCCACGGCGACTGAGCCCCGTGGACATGCGGCGCCGGTCGACACCGGCAGACCGGCCAACGGTACGCGCTGGGATTCGACAGGGTCAAACCGGAGCACCCGCCTGCCAGGCCAGCCTACGGGGCGGCGGTCGACACCCGCACATCCCTGTGGATGACGTCTTGCTGCTGGGGCCGAGGCCGCGTTACGTTCGAAGCCGCCGAGGGTCCGTCGCCGCACCTGT from Nocardioides pantholopis harbors:
- the yidC gene encoding membrane protein insertase YidC, with protein sequence MTPLYYIISAVLVGWHWVFEKIGLDPDGGTSWALSIVGLTLIIRAALIPLFVKQIKSSRNMQLIQPKVKELQKKYGHDRERLAQETMKLYKDTGTNPFASCLPILVQMPIFFALFRLLDQAAKKNTPHGFLTDDLAKSFGQSEILGRVPLSESFWQARVWGDSPDLTVMVLALVLVLAMTATTFTTQRQLMAKNMPADALSGPYAQQQKLLLYVLPVAFGLGGVAFPIGVLLYWTTSNLWTMGQQFYVIRNNPAPGTPAFAAKEEREKAKTLRKGGSVQVTPEPEPEVEHRPAKRQQPQRQTREQRRKAAGAKPEVSGGSPNKRPKGGKK
- the yidD gene encoding membrane protein insertion efficiency factor YidD, which codes for MKLVLIGILRAYRALISPLYGQVCRYHPSCSAYALQAVEEHGSLRGTWLAGRRLMRCHPWAAGGYDPVPARGGVSSPSPQQGA
- the rsmG gene encoding 16S rRNA (guanine(527)-N(7))-methyltransferase RsmG, with product MFASERLALAQAYADSLATDGVVRGLIGPREVPRLWERHLLNCGVLAEAVPQGASVCDVGAGAGLPGVVLAIARPDLAVTLVEPLLRRTTYLEVVVAELGLDGVEVVRGRADAVHGRRTFDVVTSRAVAPLPRLLEWSMPLVAPTGALVAMKGSSVADEVAAAAPDLRRWGCADPEVLTLGAGVVDPPTTALRVAWADPSRVSWPLAPRGAVAGTRRAGRTTSRRQRKQGA
- a CDS encoding aminotransferase-like domain-containing protein, with protein sequence MENSPARQPSARLDAFVDRYAARTAGMTASEIRALFAVASRPEVVSLAGGMPNISGLPLDVVGGAISDLIAKQGPVAMQYGSGQGVPELREQITDVMRLEGIEAHPDDVVVTVGSQQAVDLVTRVFCDPGDVVICEAPSYVGALGVFKAYQCEVVHAEMDADGLVPEALRQAIRAVKAAGKTIKFLYTIPNFHNPAGVSMSTPRRAEVLDICRSEGILILEDNPYGLLGFDAEPMRALRADSADNVIYLGSFSKTFAPGFRVGWALAPAPVREKLVLAQESATLCPPQFSQMAISAYLANHDWQGQIKQFREMYRERRDAMVDALSDLMPAACRWNVPDGGFYVWLTLPPGVNAKSMLPRAVTARVAFVPGTAFFADGYGTGAMRLSFCYPTPERIREGVRRLAGVVEAEMELRETFGATGPDPELGSRGYDGPRSDLS
- a CDS encoding Jag family protein, producing MVSDQDDVAGAETGRLARLEREGDIAADYLEELLDIADLDGDLDMDVEGDRAAVSIVGADLSQLVGRDGEVLDALQELTRLAVYRETGERSRLMLDISGFRADRKAELEELAAAKIAEAREGKSAVSLTPMSPFERKVVHDAVAAAGLSSESEGVEPRRYVVILPD
- the rpmH gene encoding 50S ribosomal protein L34, with the translated sequence MSKRTYQPNNRRRHKVHGFRLRMRTRAGRAILSSRRRKGRKELAV
- a CDS encoding ParA family protein, producing MAPYATELDANTTPLAKAAEHSVLARQGVARMAMPRPPATRIFVVANQKGGVGKTTSTVNVAAAMSQLGQRVLVIDLDPQGNASTALNIDHRRGAPSTYDALVDGEDLANVVAVCPDVPNLDVVPATIDLAGAEIELVSVVARESRLRKAIHGHPLVGDAATAGEDRYDYVFVDCPPSLGLLTLNALVAGDEMLIPIQAEYYALEGLGQLLETVDMVRAHLNQNLAVSTILITMYDARTRLAAGVAEEVREHFGDQVLRTVIPRSVRVSEAPSYAQTVMTYDPGSPGALSYFEAAREIAAKGGAR
- a CDS encoding lysophospholipid acyltransferase family protein, which produces MRDLTYPPIITAAKTGFRILGQRFTMTGTERVPRSGGVLLAFNHVSYLDFIYGGLAAHPSRRLVRFMAKREVFDHPVGGPVMRSMHHIAVDRGEGIGSFHAAVDNLRAGEAVGIFPEATISRALELKDFKTGAVRIAAEAGVPVLPVILWGTQRIFTKDHPRDFSRGKTIAISVGEPLHPEGTDPVAETAVLHAAMSDLLDHTIAAYPSAEQPPGSWWLPARHGGSAPTLEEAQRLDDAERRDRAERRAARRSS
- the rnpA gene encoding ribonuclease P protein component, whose translation is MLTRTHRLTDSDSFRSTVRAGRRSGSRTLVLHLGTGAGTDPPRVGLVVSKAVGNSVVRNRVKRRLRHQAREHLASLPGSAVLVVRALPAAAEASSAELADDLDRCLRKVLS
- a CDS encoding ParB/RepB/Spo0J family partition protein, with product MNASRPAPRRGLGRGLGSLIPTGPAPTAGPGAVSGAGDDGTRPPSPGSGAQNGSDSGGNGIQDGPGLAPVAGAYFAELPIGSITPNRVQPRTVFDEDAMAELVHSIREIGLLQPVVVRRVGEDAYELVMGERRWRASQEAGKDTIPAIVRETDDTDMLRDALLENLHRAELNPLEEASAYAQLLDDFGCTHEELATRIGRSRPQISNTLRLLRLEPAVQRRVAAGVLSAGHARALVSVEDAGLQDRLAQRVVSEGISVRGLEEIVAVGDHGKPTGRARRAKPSAPGLSDIADRLSDRLETRVKVDLGRSKGKVTVEFASLEDLRRIVDIMDPRNRQDRPI